The Raphanus sativus cultivar WK10039 chromosome 2, ASM80110v3, whole genome shotgun sequence genome includes a region encoding these proteins:
- the LOC130494293 gene encoding potassium channel KAT3-like, with protein MSTTTSEARSPLPLLFRKERASTAPLGTSEERSPLSLLFRRRSSKDVKNITSVSSSLLPAFGTVIEENPSSKPFIVLPYDRRYRLWELFLVVLVGYSAWASLFELAFEKAADGAFPTIDVVVDFFFAVDIVLTFFVAYLDTSTYLIVDDYNLIARRYLKSLAFVMDVVSTLPIQFVYKTITGDSARGQAFGFLNLLRLWRLRRVAELFKRLEKDTLFNYFVIRVIKLLCVTIFWVHIGGCILFWIAYHYPTPTDTWIGSQIDDFKNRSIWLGYTYSMYWSIVTLTTVGYGDLHAVNTREKTFNMFYMLFNIGLTAYIIGNMTNLVVHGALRTFTMRSAINHILRYTSKNELPDMMREQMLAHMQLKFKTAELKQEEVLQDLPKAIRSSINEHLFRSVIENAYLFKGLPDGLIVQLVSHIKAEYFPPKMEIILQNEIPTDFYILVSGGVEIIRSKGASEQVLAKFGPGHMAGEIGVVFNIPQPFTVRTRRLSQVIRVSHHKFKEMVQSDIDDSKLIITNFMTYLKGLDDELKKEIPFLRDLLANADAQETVHTEQAQESNNEEIVMVTRDENEKKEEHKRGGAPIRLIIHGHPPPNQDNNSNGDDSSGRLVMLPDSIQLLFDLAEKKFGRRGSTIVMADGAHVEQLDVLRENDNLYIF; from the exons ATGTCTACGACGACTTCAGAGGCTAGATCGCCGTTACCGTTGCTGTTTAGAAAAGAAAGGGCTTCCACGGCGCCGTTAGGAACGTCGGAAGAGAGATCTCCGTTATCGTTACTGTTCAGAAGAAGGTCAAGCAAAGATGTGAAGAACATAACGTCGGTTTCAAGCAGTCTCTTGCCTGCGTTTGGGACAGTCATCGAGGAGAATCCTTCTTCAAAACCTTTCATCGTTCTTCCTTATGATCGTCGTTACAG GTTGTGGGAATTATTTTTGGTGGTCTTGGTGGGGTACTCGGCGTGGGCATCTCTCTTCGAGTTGGCTTTTGAGAAAGCTGCTGATGGAGCTTTTCCGACCATTGATGTGGTCGTTGACTTTTTCTTCGCCGTCGATATCGTCCTCACTTTTTTTGTTGCCTACTTGGATACCTCTACTTACCTCATCGTCGACGACTACAATCTCATCGCCAGACg GTACTTGAAGAGCTTGGCTTTTGTGATGGACGTGGTATCAACGTTACCGATTCAGTTCGTATATAAAACTATTACCGGAGACAGCGCTCGAGGCCAAGCTTTCGGCTTCCTTAACTTGCTCCGCCTCTGGCGTCTCCGACGTGTTGCCGAACTCTTTAAAAG ACTAGAGAAAGACACACTTTTCAACTACTTCGTAATCAGAGTCATTAAGCTTCTCTGC gtAACGATATTTTGGGTACACATTGGGGGTTGCATCTTATTCTGGATAGCCTACCATTATCCAACGCCTACAGATACATGGATAGGATCACAGATTGATGATTTCAAGAACAGAAGCATATGGCTAGGCTACACTTACTCAATGTACTGGTCCATTGTCACACTCACCACCGTGGGTTATGGCGATTTGCATGCGGTTAATACACGTGAGAAGACGTTCAACATGTTCTACATGCTTTTCAACATTGGTCTCACCGCTTATATCATCGGTAACATGACCAATCTTGTTGTCCATGGCGCTCTTCGTACTTTCACCATG AGAAGTGCAATCAATCATATATTGCGCTACACAAGCAAGAATGAGTTGCCGGATATGATGAGGGAGCAGATGCTTGCACATATGCAGCTCAAGTTCAAGACCGCAGAGTTGAAGCAAGAAGAGGTTCTACAAGACTTACCTAAAGCCATAAGATCAAGCATCAACGAGCATTTGTTCCGATCCGTCATTGAGAATGCTTATCTTTTTAAAGGATTACCTGATGGGCTCATCGTTCAGCTG gtTTCTCACATAAAAGCAGAGTATTTCCCACCAAAAATGGAGATTATATTGCAGAATGAGATTCCAACGGATTTCTACATACTTGTATCTGGAGGAGTG GAGATAATTAGATCCAAGGGTGCAAGTGAACAG GTATTGGCGAAGTTCGGACCAGGGCATATGGCAGGAGAGATTGGAGTTGTCTTCAACATTCCTCAGCCTTTCACTGTGAGGACAAGGAGGCTTTCTCAGGTTATTCGAGTCAGTCATCATAAGTTCAAAGAAATGGTTCAATCTGACATCGACGACTCCAAACTGATCATCACCAATTTCATGACT TATCTCAAGGGTTTAGATGATGAGCTGAAGAAAGAAATCCCTTTTCTTAGAGATTTATTAGCTAATGCAGATGCTCAG GAAACGGTTCATACAGAGCAAGCCCAAGAAAGTAACAATGAGGAGATAGTTATGGTCACAAGAGATGAAAATGAAAAGA AAGAAGAGCATAAAAGAGGAGGAGCTCCCATAAGATTGATTATCCATGGACATCCTCCTCCTAATCAAGATAACAACAGCAATGGTGATGATTCCAGTGGTAGACTTGTCATGTTGCCTGATTCTATCCAGCTTTTATTCGACTTAGCTG AAAAGAAGTTCGGGAGACGAGGAAGCACGATTGTGATGGCAGATGGTGCACATGTTGAACAGCTTGATGTTCTCCGAGAAAACGACaacttatatattttctaa
- the LOC130508204 gene encoding protein transport protein SEC24 C: MAAPVPPGDLRPNNNNNQRNSGPPFGGYQGNANALADNMHNLSMNRPPSMMPGSGPRPPPPFGQSPQSFPQQSPYGAPQRGPSPMARPGPPPPASGMGRPSGPPPVGHPTGFPSNAPLGRPTGPPSSQPPFGSRPSMPGGPAASSSGFPAFGPSGPPPGARPMGFGSPPPVGSGVSMPPPSGMIGGPVSNGPQVAGSGGFPRGPQFPGGAVSTPQSPYAQPPASPFVRAPPQPLGAHPMSGNSPLTQSAPPSMPPPTFPGAPHGRPAVSGMPYGPPSGQVAPPPLGFPGAMQPPRYGMGPLPNQSMTTIPSAMGQPGGPVPGPSRIDPNQIPRPGSSSSPVVFETRHSNQANPPPPATSDYIVKDTGNCSPRYMRCTINQIPCTVDLLSTSGMQLALMVQPLALSHPSEEPIQVVDFGEAGPVRCSRCKGYINPFMRFVDQGRKFTCNFCGYTDETPRDYHCNLGPDGRRRDADDRPELCRGTVEFVATKEYMVRDPMPAVYFFLIDVSMNAIQTGATAAACNAIQQVLSDLPEGPRTFVGIATFDSTIHFYNLKRALQQPLMLIVPDVQDVYTPLETDIIVQLSECREHLELLLDSIPTMFQERKTPESAFAAAVKAAFLAMKSKGGKLMVFQSVLCSVGVGALSSREAEGRANMSANEKEAHKLLQPADKTLKTMAIEFAEYQVCVDLFITSQAYVDMASISVIPRTTGGQVYCYYPFSALSDPPKLYNDLKWNITRPQGFEAVMRVRCSQGIQVQEYSGNFCKRIPTDIDLPAIDCDKAIMVTLKHDDKLQDGAECSFQCALLYTTIYGERRIRVTTLSLPCTNLLSNLFRAADLDSQFACMLKQAGNEIPTKALPLVKEQAMNSCTNALYAYRKFCATVTSSGQLILPEALKLLPLYTLALTKSVGLKTDGRIDDRSFWINYVSSVSTPLAVPLVYPRMISVHDLDAKDDEGSGLPPSIPLSSEHISNEGIYFLENGEDGLLYVAESVDSGILQKLFGVPSAAEIPSQYVLEQYDNQLSKKFNDVVNEIRRQRCSYLSIKLCKKGDQSGMLFLSHMVEDRTASGPSYVEFLVQVHRQIQLKMN, translated from the exons ATGGCAGCTCCTGTGCCTCCAGGGGACCTTAGacccaacaacaacaacaaccagcGAAATTCGGGCCCACCATTTGGTGGCTATCAAGGAAACGCTAATGCTTTAGCTGACAATATGCACAACTTGAGCATGAATCGTCCACCTTCCATGATGCCTGGTTCTGGTCCTAGACCACCTCCTCCCTTTGGTCAGTCGCCACAATCTTTCCCTCAGCAGTCTCCTTATGGAGCTCCGCAACGTGGGCCTTCACCGATGGCTCGGCCTGGACCTCCTCCTCCTGCTTCTGGAATGGGGAGGCCAAGTGGTCCTCCTCCTGTTGGACATCCGACTGGGTTTCCGTCTAATGCACCCTTGGGGAGACCCACTGGTCCACCTTCTAGTCAGCCACCGTTTGGCTCTAGACCGTCAATGCCCGGAGGACCGGCCGCCTCTTCTAGTGGGTTTCCAGCTTTTGGTCCATCAGGTCCTCCTCCAGGGGCACGCCCAATGGGATTTGGTTCACCTCCACCTGTTGGATCTGGCGTGTCTATGCCTCCTCCCTCAGGCATGATTGGTGGTCCAGTCAGTAACGGGCCCCAGGTGGCTGGTTCAGGGGGATTTCCGAGGGGTCCTCAGTTCCCTGGTGGTGCTGTTTCAACTCCACAGTCACCCTATGCACAGCCTCCTGCATCACCTTTTGTTCGAGCTCCTCCGCAGCCACTTGGTGCACATCCTATGTCTGGAAATTCACCGTTAACTCAGTCTGCCCCTCCTTCAATGCCCCCACCAACCTTTCCTGGTGCCCCTCATGGCAGGCCAGCGGTATCAGGCATGCCTTACGGTCCACCATCAGGGCAG GTCGCTCCACCTCCTCTAGGCTTTCCTGGCGCTATGCAACCACCAAGATATGGCATGGGACCTTTGCCAAATCAGTCGATGACCACCATACCCTCTGCCATGGGTCAACCTGGTGGCCCTGTTCCTGGGCCCTCAAGGATTGACCCTAATCAAATCCCAAGGCCAGGTTCAAGCTCCAGCCCAGTTGTGTTTGAAACTCGCCATAGTAATCAGGCTAATCCTCCCCCG CCTGCTACAAGTGATTATATAGTCAAAGATACTGGAAATTGTAGTCCCCGTTACATGAGGTGCACGATCAATCAG ATCCCATGTActgttgatcttctatctacaTCTGGAATGCAACTGGCGTTGATGGTCCAACCGCTGGCGCTTTCTCATCCATCGGAAGAGCCTATACAA GTTGTGGACTTTGGTGAGGCTGGACCTGTCCGATGTTCACGCTGTAAAGGCTACATAAATCCTTTCATGAGGTTCGTTGACCAAGGAAGGAAGTTCACCTGTAATTTCTGTG GATACACTGATGAGACTCCCCGTGACTATCACTGTAATCTGGGTCCAGATGGTAGACGTAGGGATGCTGATGATAGACCTGAGCTGTGTAGGGGAACGGTCGAGTTTGTTGCAACAAAAGAATACATG GTGCGGGATCCGATGCCAGCTGTGTATTTTTTCCTCATTGATGTCTCAATGAATGCGATACAAACAGGTGCTACTGCTGCTGCGTGCAATGCAATCCAGCAAGTCCTTTCAGACCTGCCT GAGGGTCCTAGGACATTTGTTGGAATTGCTACATTCGACTCAACAATTCACTTCTATAATTTGAAACGTGCACTGCAGCAG CCACTGATGCTAATTGTCCCTGATGTGCAAGATGTTTATACACCTTTAGAAACAGATATCATTGTTCAGCTATCTGAA TGCCGTGAACACCTAGAGCTTTTGCTGGATAGTATCCCAACGATGTTTCAGGAACGTAAGACTCCTGAATCTGCTTTTGCTGCAGCAGTTAAG GCTGCTTTCTTGGCAATGAAGAGCAAAGGAGGGAAGCTTATGGTTTTTCAATCCG TTTTGTGTTCTGTTGGTGTTGGAGCACTTTCTTCTAGAGAGGCAGAAGGGAGAGCTAATATGTCTGCTAACGAAAAG GAGGCCCATAAGTTACTACAGCCAGCAGACAAAACTCTGAAGACCATGGCTATCGAATTTGCTGAATACCAG GTCTGTGTAGATTTATTTATCACAAGTCAAGCTTACGTTGACATGGCTTCAATATCCGTCATTCCAAGAACTACTGGAGGACAG GTGTATTGTTATTACCCTTTCTCAGCTCTCTCAGATCCTCCCAAGCTTTACAACGATCTTAAATGGAATATAACTAGGCCGCAGGGTTTTGAGGCAGTCATGCGAGTCCGATGCAGCCAG GGTATTCAAGTTCAAGAATATTCAGGAAATTTCTGCAAACGCATTCCAACCGATATCGATCTTCCAGCG ATTGACTGCGATAAAGCTATAATGGTGACATTAAAACATGATGACAAACTACAAGATGGAGCTGAATGTTCTTTCCAG tgCGCCCTTCTGTATACTACCATATATGGAGAGAGAAGAATTAGGGTTACCACTTTATCACTCCCTTGTACGAATCTACTCAGTAATTTGTTTCGCGCAGCTGACTTAGATTCTCAGTTTGCTTGTATGCTAAAACAAG CGGGTAATGAAATCCCTACAAAGGCACTTCCATTGGTAAAGGAGCAAGCAATGAATAGTTGCACCAATGCACTCTATGCCTATCGTAAATTCTGTGCGACAGTTACATCATCTGGACAACTTATTCTTCCCGAGGCGCTCAAGCTTTTGCCATTATATACTCTCG CATTGACCAAAAGTGTGGGTTTAAAGACGGATGGGAGAATTGATGATAGATCATTCTGGATCAACTATGTATCTTCTGTATCTACTCCTTTGGCAGTCCCACTTGTTTATCCCAGAATGATTTCTGTCCACGACCTTGATGCAAAG GACGATGAAGGATCAGGCCTTCCTCCTTCAATCCCATTGTCAAGTGAACACATTAGCAATGAGGGAATCTATTTTCTTGAGAATGGTGAAGATGGTCTACTCTATGTTGCTGAATCAGTGGACTCTGGTATACTGCAGAAACTTTTTGGTGTTCCTTCAGCTGCTGAAATTCCTAGCCAG TATGTACTGGAGCAATATGATAATCAGCTATCAAAGAAGTTCAATGATGTGGTGAATGAAATAAGAAGGCAAAGATGTTCTTACCTAAG CATCAAATTGTGCAAGAAAGGAGATCAATCAG GAATGTTGTTTCTGTCACATATGGTAGAGGACAGGACAGCAAGCGGCCCATCATATGTGGAGTTTCTTGTTCAAGTCCATCGCCAAATCCAGCTCAAGATGAACTGA